Proteins encoded within one genomic window of Formosa agariphila KMM 3901:
- a CDS encoding RagB/SusD family nutrient uptake outer membrane protein: MRKLINKFTVGIALTLSVVSCHDDLDQLPIDPDSFTEQDVFATTEEAKGALAKLYASLALTGQEGPAGQADISGIDEGFSQYTRMLFNLNELTTDHSVVGWGDPGLPDLHNLSWSSSNDFSEAMYYRLGQEVSFCNSFISNAAPLTDAEAQTFIAEARFLRAFAYYNLIDLYANVPLTTEVSTALPTQSNRSELFTFVESELLEIQELLADSNEYGRVDKVAAWALLSRLYLNAESWIGENKYADCITYSNNVINSAYSLNTTDLNGNGSAYDELFSADNDRNGSQNEFIFTANFDGVQSTTYGGTTFLIHASIGGSMDPLASGVNGGWAGLRTTKALVSKFESSITGRDSDGNPTAWADNRAMFYTDGQEYEITTIANTFTDGYAVTKFSNVNGDGSQANDTSGEFADTDIPLIRLAEIYLNYAEAAVRGGGGDLNTAVSLINQLRARAYGNNSGNVSISDLSLGFILNERSRELYWEGLRRTDLIRFNQFTTDTYLWPFKGGSSAGNGVESFREIFPLPTNVISINPNLEQNQGY, from the coding sequence ATGAGAAAATTAATAAATAAATTCACAGTTGGTATCGCTTTAACGCTTTCTGTCGTGTCTTGTCATGACGATTTAGACCAATTGCCTATCGATCCAGATAGCTTTACAGAACAAGATGTTTTTGCAACTACTGAAGAAGCCAAAGGTGCATTAGCAAAATTATATGCTAGTTTAGCATTAACAGGACAAGAAGGACCCGCAGGTCAAGCAGATATTTCAGGTATAGATGAAGGGTTTTCACAATATACACGTATGCTTTTCAATCTAAATGAATTAACTACAGATCATTCTGTTGTAGGATGGGGAGATCCAGGATTACCGGATTTACACAACTTAAGTTGGTCGTCTAGTAACGATTTTTCTGAAGCAATGTATTACCGTTTAGGACAAGAAGTGTCTTTCTGTAATTCATTCATTAGTAATGCCGCGCCATTAACAGATGCAGAAGCACAAACATTTATTGCCGAAGCTCGTTTTTTAAGAGCTTTTGCTTACTATAATTTAATAGATTTATATGCAAATGTGCCATTAACAACAGAAGTGTCTACTGCTTTACCAACACAAAGTAACAGATCAGAATTATTTACATTTGTGGAGTCAGAATTATTAGAAATTCAAGAGCTTTTAGCAGATAGTAATGAATATGGTCGAGTAGATAAAGTAGCGGCTTGGGCCCTATTATCGCGTTTATATTTAAATGCTGAATCTTGGATTGGAGAAAACAAATACGCCGATTGTATTACTTATTCGAATAATGTGATCAATTCTGCCTACAGTTTAAATACTACAGATCTTAACGGAAATGGTTCTGCTTACGATGAATTATTCTCGGCAGATAACGACCGCAATGGTTCGCAAAACGAATTTATATTCACAGCTAATTTTGATGGTGTACAATCTACTACTTACGGTGGAACAACCTTCTTAATCCACGCGTCTATTGGTGGTAGTATGGATCCACTTGCTTCCGGAGTGAACGGAGGTTGGGCCGGACTAAGAACCACAAAAGCGTTAGTTAGTAAATTTGAAAGTTCTATTACAGGTCGCGATAGCGATGGAAATCCAACAGCTTGGGCTGATAATCGTGCGATGTTTTACACAGACGGACAAGAATACGAAATTACAACCATTGCAAACACCTTTACAGATGGCTATGCTGTAACTAAATTTAGCAATGTTAATGGAGACGGAAGCCAAGCCAATGATACTTCTGGAGAATTTGCAGATACAGACATTCCTTTAATTCGATTAGCCGAAATTTATTTAAACTATGCCGAAGCTGCTGTACGTGGCGGTGGTGGAGATTTGAATACTGCTGTAAGTTTAATCAACCAATTAAGAGCGCGTGCTTATGGTAATAACTCTGGAAATGTATCTATTTCTGATTTGTCTTTAGGCTTCATTTTAAATGAACGTTCAAGAGAATTGTATTGGGAAGGTTTAAGAAGAACAGATTTAATTCGTTTTAATCAGTTTACAACAGACACGTATTTATGGCCTTTTAAAGGCGGATCTAGTGCAGGTAACGGTGTAGAGTCTTTCAGAGAAATATTTCCTTTACCAACTAACGTGATTTCTATAAATCCGAACTTAGAACAAAATCAAGGTTACTAA
- a CDS encoding SusE domain-containing protein encodes MKNIVSKILSIMLVCLALYSCTTDDVDTVLNDTATTALSTSASDVVLLKENEGTTALTLNWTEPDYGYNAIPKYTVYFDVAGNNFQNAVIKDAGNTLEYAVATENLNTILQTLEIEPNTPTALDLKVVSTVGTSQVAAVSNTEAITVTGYANVLDLSTNWGLVGDATVNGWDGPDMPFYQTSEADVFVAYVTLKTGEFKIRQDNSWDVNYGDTGADGTLEAGGDNIKVDAGTYKVTFNQGTLTYTIEAYTWGLVGDATPNGWDGPDTPLTYDPTSDQWRAIVALTAGEMKFRRNNDWAFNYGDTGNDGSLEDGGDNIPVTAGNYLVTLNLNDLTYTLEPIEKLWGLVGDATPNGWDGPDTLLSMDYAQEGVWYINGVSLTTGEMKFRANNDWGINYGDDGNDGNLDDGGANIPITAGNYNIVLDLSDDSNPMYTISAN; translated from the coding sequence ATGAAAAATATAGTTTCAAAAATATTGAGTATAATGTTGGTTTGTTTAGCATTATACAGTTGCACCACAGACGATGTAGATACCGTACTTAACGATACAGCTACTACAGCATTGTCTACCTCTGCGAGCGATGTTGTGCTTCTAAAAGAAAACGAAGGTACAACCGCTTTAACTTTAAACTGGACAGAACCAGACTACGGCTATAATGCCATTCCAAAATATACGGTATATTTTGATGTTGCAGGGAATAATTTTCAGAACGCTGTAATAAAAGACGCAGGAAATACTTTAGAGTATGCTGTCGCTACTGAAAATTTAAATACCATTTTACAAACATTAGAAATAGAACCAAATACGCCTACCGCTTTAGATCTTAAAGTGGTAAGCACAGTTGGTACTAGTCAAGTTGCTGCGGTTTCAAACACCGAAGCTATTACGGTTACTGGCTATGCGAATGTTTTGGACTTATCGACAAACTGGGGTCTTGTAGGAGATGCTACAGTTAACGGTTGGGATGGTCCAGATATGCCTTTCTATCAAACTAGCGAAGCTGATGTTTTTGTAGCTTACGTAACCCTTAAAACAGGTGAATTTAAGATTAGACAAGACAATAGCTGGGATGTAAATTACGGAGATACTGGAGCCGATGGGACATTAGAAGCTGGAGGCGACAACATAAAAGTAGACGCTGGAACGTATAAAGTAACCTTTAATCAAGGCACCTTAACTTATACTATCGAAGCGTATACTTGGGGACTTGTTGGAGATGCAACACCTAATGGTTGGGATGGTCCAGATACGCCTTTAACTTACGACCCAACTTCAGACCAATGGCGTGCTATTGTAGCACTTACTGCTGGTGAAATGAAATTCAGAAGAAATAACGACTGGGCGTTTAACTATGGAGATACAGGAAACGATGGGTCTTTAGAAGATGGAGGCGATAATATTCCTGTTACGGCTGGAAATTATTTAGTGACTTTAAACCTAAACGACCTAACCTATACTCTAGAACCTATTGAAAAACTTTGGGGACTAGTTGGAGACGCTACGCCTAACGGCTGGGATGGTCCAGATACTTTATTAAGTATGGATTATGCACAAGAAGGTGTTTGGTATATAAATGGAGTTTCGCTAACAACTGGCGAAATGAAATTTAGAGCGAACAACGATTGGGGTATTAACTATGGTGACGATGGAAACGATGGAAACCTTGATGACGGTGGCGCAAATATTCCGATTACTGCTGGTAATTATAATATTGTTTTAGACCTATCAGACGACAGCAACCCAATGTACACAATTTCAGCAAACTAA
- a CDS encoding alpha-amylase family glycosyl hydrolase yields MKTNLLSFLFIIASWLGFAQITTSPSAFNTTDAVTITVDITSATGCNSLNNPSKVYMHSGIGSDSNPWEYNVVGNWGKDDGIGEMTNNGNGIWSITITPKTYFSLTDAQASSASKMGMVFRNPEGNQELKASGCNDFSINVGTFQVTLNSPSENSTTIVNSGGNLSITASNTNGNANYSLASNGSTINTSTNTSAYSYTHSNITTNQNYTLTVTQGTETVSKSFSVLINPGTIAQAMPSGLENGINYNDSDASKATLVLDAPLKDFVYVVGSFNNWQPSSAYAMKKDPSSGKFWLELTGLTSQKIETYQYWVVDETPIANSPALVKTADPFSTLVLSPFDDSEISSETYPNLPQYPAGQEREVTVLQTGKSDYNWTVTNFEKPKKEDLVIYEVLIRDFDKDRNIQDLIDRIDYFKGLNVNAIQLMPIMEFEGNESWGYNTAFHMALDKFYGTEDKVKEFVDLCHKNGIAVILDVALNHAYGRNPMVRMWMKDADGDGWGDPSAENPYFNEEAKHSYSVGSDFNHQQDRTQYYVERVVKHWVTEFNIDGFRWDLTKGFTQNCSSSDDNCTNSYQQDRVDILKQYADYSWSLDASHYVIFEHLGQDNEEQQWANYKDEDGKGIMMWGKMTGSYNQLTMGYASDSNFNRMGHEAHGFDSKRLVGYAESHDEERLMYKNLQYGASSGAYNVKDLNTALQRMEALGAITLTIPGPKMIWHFGELGMNNSIFTCTDGTVSSDDSCKLSTKPQPQWDDNWLGNTARKSVYDTWSHLNALKINEAVFEGDYTITSGDLTPRIRVWNSDLPATELTDVVIISNFDTTSKTVNPDFPTNGTWYDLMDDTGSTSISATNAITLQPGTFKIYGNNLPKSLSVDDAPLKDVFSIYPNPTKTSFKINVEATQLSIFDITGKLVKDFKGSFNTSNSFNMSQLKSGLYLVRIINARGQQNTSKLIKI; encoded by the coding sequence ATGAAAACAAACTTACTTTCTTTCTTATTTATAATAGCATCTTGGTTGGGTTTTGCTCAGATTACCACGAGTCCGAGTGCTTTTAACACCACCGATGCAGTCACCATAACAGTAGACATTACATCTGCAACCGGTTGTAATTCTCTTAACAATCCTTCTAAAGTGTATATGCATTCTGGAATAGGAAGCGATTCCAATCCATGGGAATACAATGTAGTTGGTAATTGGGGTAAAGACGATGGTATAGGAGAAATGACCAATAACGGAAACGGCATTTGGAGCATTACTATTACCCCAAAAACTTATTTCAGCTTAACCGATGCTCAAGCATCTTCCGCTTCAAAAATGGGAATGGTGTTTAGAAACCCGGAAGGCAATCAGGAACTAAAAGCTTCAGGATGTAACGACTTCAGCATTAACGTGGGAACATTTCAAGTCACATTAAATAGTCCTTCAGAAAACAGTACAACTATTGTAAATTCTGGCGGTAACCTCAGCATTACAGCTTCAAATACCAACGGAAATGCAAATTATAGCTTGGCTAGCAATGGTTCTACCATTAATACAAGTACTAATACGTCTGCGTATTCATATACGCACTCTAATATTACAACAAATCAGAATTATACGTTAACCGTAACGCAAGGCACAGAAACAGTTTCAAAATCGTTTTCGGTTTTAATTAATCCGGGAACTATTGCGCAAGCGATGCCTAGCGGATTGGAAAACGGAATTAATTATAATGACAGCGATGCTTCAAAAGCAACACTTGTTTTAGATGCACCCTTAAAAGATTTCGTTTACGTGGTTGGAAGCTTCAATAACTGGCAACCATCGTCGGCCTACGCCATGAAAAAGGACCCGAGTTCTGGAAAATTCTGGTTAGAATTAACGGGGCTAACATCTCAAAAGATTGAAACCTATCAATATTGGGTGGTAGACGAAACGCCAATTGCAAATTCACCTGCACTAGTAAAAACAGCCGACCCATTTTCAACTTTAGTATTATCTCCTTTCGATGATTCTGAAATTTCTTCTGAAACATATCCGAATTTACCACAATATCCAGCAGGCCAAGAACGCGAAGTTACCGTACTACAAACTGGTAAAAGTGATTATAATTGGACAGTAACGAATTTCGAAAAACCTAAAAAAGAAGATTTAGTGATTTACGAAGTTTTAATTCGTGATTTCGATAAAGACAGAAACATTCAAGACTTAATAGACCGTATTGATTATTTTAAAGGATTGAATGTAAATGCGATTCAGCTGATGCCAATTATGGAATTTGAAGGCAACGAAAGTTGGGGTTACAACACCGCTTTTCATATGGCTTTAGATAAGTTTTACGGCACCGAAGATAAGGTTAAAGAGTTTGTCGATTTATGTCATAAAAACGGAATTGCAGTGATTCTAGATGTCGCTTTAAACCACGCCTACGGAAGAAATCCTATGGTACGTATGTGGATGAAAGATGCCGATGGCGACGGCTGGGGAGACCCAAGTGCTGAAAATCCATATTTTAACGAAGAAGCAAAACACAGTTACAGTGTGGGTTCCGATTTTAATCACCAACAAGACCGTACACAATATTATGTAGAGCGTGTGGTGAAACATTGGGTAACCGAATTCAATATCGATGGATTCCGTTGGGATTTAACTAAAGGATTTACGCAGAATTGCTCTTCTAGCGACGACAATTGCACAAACAGTTATCAGCAAGATCGTGTAGACATTCTAAAACAATATGCCGATTATTCTTGGAGTTTAGACGCTTCACATTACGTAATTTTCGAACATTTAGGTCAGGATAACGAAGAACAACAATGGGCAAATTACAAAGATGAAGACGGCAAAGGCATTATGATGTGGGGAAAAATGACAGGTTCTTACAACCAATTAACAATGGGTTATGCATCCGATTCTAACTTTAACCGCATGGGCCACGAAGCACACGGATTCGATTCTAAACGTCTTGTGGGTTATGCCGAAAGTCACGACGAAGAACGCCTTATGTATAAGAATTTACAATACGGTGCGTCTAGCGGAGCTTATAATGTAAAAGATTTAAATACGGCATTACAGCGTATGGAAGCTTTGGGAGCTATTACCCTTACTATTCCTGGACCAAAAATGATTTGGCACTTTGGCGAATTAGGGATGAATAACTCTATTTTCACCTGCACCGACGGTACGGTGTCTTCAGACGATTCGTGTAAATTATCTACAAAACCTCAACCACAATGGGACGATAATTGGTTAGGAAACACCGCTAGGAAATCAGTTTACGATACGTGGTCGCATTTAAATGCTCTAAAAATTAACGAAGCTGTTTTTGAAGGCGATTACACCATTACTTCAGGAGATTTAACACCAAGAATCCGTGTTTGGAATTCCGATTTGCCAGCTACAGAATTAACAGATGTTGTTATCATCTCTAATTTTGATACGACCTCTAAAACCGTAAACCCCGATTTCCCAACTAATGGCACTTGGTACGATTTAATGGACGATACAGGAAGTACATCAATTTCTGCAACTAATGCAATTACTTTACAGCCGGGAACATTTAAAATTTATGGAAATAATCTCCCTAAAAGTTTAAGTGTAGACGATGCGCCATTAAAAGATGTATTTTCAATTTACCCTAATCCAACAAAAACAAGCTTTAAAATTAATGTAGAAGCCACCCAATTAAGCATTTTTGATATCACAGGAAAATTGGTTAAAGATTTTAAAGGCAGTTTTAATACTTCAAATTCGTTTAATATGTCTCAACTTAAATCAGGTTTATACCTCGTGAGAATAATTAATGCGAGAGGGCAACAAAACACCTCTAAACTTATTAAGATTTAA
- a CDS encoding dipeptide epimerase has translation MKLILKDYILPLKHTFTISRESIDVQPSLIVVLEDGGLSGYGEATSNPYYNITVPIMMETLSNVKEIIEATTNETPEIFWAKMYPLLKHNMFALCALDLAYNDLYARKQNKKLYELWGYDISNNPITDYTIGIDTVEKMVAKMKELPWPIYKIKLGTNEDIKIVTELRKHTDAIFRIDANCGWGVDEALENAIALKALGVEFLEQPLKADNWDGHKKLFQDSVLPIVADESCQVSEDIAKCHNHFHGVNVKLVKCGGLTPARTMLLEAKDLGMKTMVGCMTESSVGISAVAQLLPLLDYVDMDGAMLLAKDIATGITIKNGVTHYSALNGTGVTLL, from the coding sequence ATGAAACTTATTTTAAAAGATTACATTCTTCCATTAAAACACACCTTCACAATATCTAGAGAATCTATTGATGTGCAACCGAGTTTAATCGTCGTTTTAGAGGATGGTGGTCTTTCAGGTTATGGTGAGGCGACTTCAAATCCGTATTATAACATTACCGTTCCTATAATGATGGAAACATTGAGTAATGTGAAAGAAATTATTGAAGCAACTACTAATGAAACGCCTGAAATCTTTTGGGCTAAAATGTATCCGCTTTTAAAGCATAATATGTTTGCGCTATGTGCATTAGACCTTGCATATAACGATTTATATGCACGAAAACAAAATAAGAAATTATACGAACTTTGGGGTTACGACATTTCAAACAACCCAATAACAGATTATACTATTGGCATTGATACCGTTGAAAAAATGGTAGCAAAAATGAAAGAACTCCCTTGGCCTATTTACAAGATTAAATTAGGTACAAATGAAGATATTAAAATAGTTACCGAATTACGAAAACACACCGATGCTATTTTCAGAATTGATGCGAATTGCGGATGGGGCGTCGATGAAGCTCTTGAAAATGCTATCGCATTAAAAGCTCTTGGTGTGGAATTTTTGGAACAACCTTTAAAAGCCGATAACTGGGACGGCCATAAAAAGCTATTTCAAGATTCTGTACTTCCAATAGTCGCAGACGAAAGTTGTCAGGTGAGTGAAGACATTGCTAAATGCCATAACCATTTCCATGGCGTTAATGTGAAACTTGTAAAATGTGGCGGGTTAACACCTGCTAGAACCATGCTTTTAGAAGCTAAAGATCTAGGTATGAAAACCATGGTAGGTTGCATGACGGAATCTTCGGTTGGTATTTCTGCTGTAGCACAACTTTTACCTTTACTTGATTATGTCGATATGGATGGTGCCATGTTGTTAGCAAAAGATATTGCTACAGGTATAACCATTAAAAATGGTGTAACTCATTACAGTGCCTTAAACGGAACTGGAGTAACTTTACTATAA
- a CDS encoding aminotransferase class I/II-fold pyridoxal phosphate-dependent enzyme has product MDVTKGPNDKIYLDNTSFSYFGGTSYLGLATLPAFQDAIIQGIKKWGTAYGSSRHANVKLDVFKATELLLASQLQTEDCLTVSSGMLAGKIVIDYLSESHTRFYHYPNTHPAILAANSLPLYVENALHPTLLTDAEEHIVICADAVPTAHVNALDFSFLETLPKQKHITLLLDESHSIGITGATGMGLFNSIPTTHISQKIMVASLGKAMGLPGGIIAGDASTIDDIKSTVMFSTASGMNPAYLEGYLQSEAIYKNQQAKLKENLRYFFDGLHLDDRFIFNTHYPNIYNFQPGFYDALLKKNIVITHFNYPTPESVLSRIVLSANHSKTDIDTLKHTLKTLA; this is encoded by the coding sequence ATGGACGTTACAAAAGGTCCGAACGATAAAATATATCTGGACAACACAAGCTTTTCTTATTTTGGAGGTACCTCGTATTTAGGTTTAGCCACACTACCTGCTTTCCAAGATGCCATAATACAAGGCATTAAAAAATGGGGAACAGCTTATGGTAGCTCTAGACATGCCAACGTAAAACTAGACGTTTTTAAAGCTACGGAATTACTTTTGGCCTCTCAATTACAAACTGAAGACTGTCTTACAGTCTCTTCTGGAATGTTAGCCGGTAAAATTGTGATTGACTACTTATCGGAATCGCATACACGGTTTTATCATTACCCCAATACGCATCCTGCTATTCTTGCAGCAAATAGTTTGCCTTTATATGTTGAAAATGCATTACATCCTACATTATTAACAGACGCCGAAGAACATATTGTAATCTGTGCAGATGCTGTGCCAACAGCACATGTTAATGCTTTAGATTTTAGTTTTCTAGAAACACTGCCGAAACAAAAACACATTACCTTACTTTTAGACGAATCGCATAGTATAGGCATAACGGGAGCAACAGGCATGGGTTTATTTAACAGTATTCCGACCACGCATATTTCACAAAAAATTATGGTAGCCTCTTTAGGAAAAGCCATGGGACTTCCTGGAGGCATTATAGCTGGCGATGCATCAACAATTGATGATATAAAATCGACGGTGATGTTTTCAACGGCATCTGGAATGAATCCTGCGTACTTAGAAGGGTATTTACAATCTGAAGCTATTTATAAAAATCAACAGGCTAAATTAAAAGAGAATCTACGCTATTTTTTCGATGGCTTACACCTGGATGATCGATTTATATTCAACACTCATTATCCTAACATTTATAATTTTCAACCTGGATTTTACGATGCTTTATTGAAGAAAAACATCGTTATCACACATTTTAATTACCCAACACCTGAATCTGTTTTAAGTCGGATTGTCTTATCTGCAAATCACTCTAAAACCGATATAGATACACTGAAACACACTCTTAAAACTCTTGCATAA
- a CDS encoding SusD/RagB family nutrient-binding outer membrane lipoprotein: MNKFIKKTGMFALLLVGLSACSDEYFDVNTPSGTAQEDQLRVSDLMAPVMYRVLAGQHSAEQAFGNYTQYFVGQGGTASGETTASGLWSSVYLYTLPNIITIKEKAEAIDAIHYSAVANIITAINLGIATDSWGSIPYSEATNGQDNLFPAFDSQEFIYQEIFNLLDGAIVELQKVDESGTYLGTDDLIYEGDIDKWIRAAYTLKARYQLHVIGKGSVTASDVLATIENGFESNADDFQMFYDDKNQNPWYSTEVVAKGSGNFHNDLASQLVSSMNGDYFPFESNALSIDPRLPVFGENDGTDEWKGYVSGGGGLAPDGTLGNTGFSNGGFYTSIDSPLLLISYAEAQFIKAEAAFLANGGSTTSTGTNSVAYNAYLEGIQASMSKYGVDATAYIADGAVAVGESGLKLQHIMKEKYIHNFLNPETFVDFRRYDFSDDVFKGLKIREEEDSDGDYVGQWFRRASYPSTEEFRNPENVAANEETPVTPVWWDE, encoded by the coding sequence ATGAACAAGTTTATAAAAAAAACAGGAATGTTTGCACTACTGTTAGTCGGACTCTCTGCCTGTAGTGATGAATATTTTGATGTCAATACACCGTCTGGTACAGCACAAGAAGACCAATTGCGTGTAAGCGATTTAATGGCACCAGTAATGTATAGAGTCTTAGCAGGACAACATTCTGCAGAACAAGCTTTTGGAAATTATACTCAGTATTTTGTGGGACAAGGAGGAACAGCTTCGGGAGAAACAACCGCATCTGGTTTATGGTCTAGTGTGTATTTGTACACCTTACCAAATATAATCACCATAAAAGAAAAAGCAGAAGCTATAGATGCAATACATTACAGCGCAGTTGCCAATATTATTACAGCAATAAACCTTGGAATTGCGACAGATTCTTGGGGTAGTATTCCATATTCTGAAGCGACAAACGGACAAGATAATTTGTTTCCTGCTTTCGATTCGCAAGAATTTATTTATCAAGAAATATTTAATCTTTTAGATGGTGCTATTGTAGAACTTCAAAAAGTAGATGAGTCTGGAACCTATTTAGGAACAGACGATTTAATTTATGAAGGCGATATCGATAAATGGATTAGAGCGGCTTACACCTTAAAAGCGCGTTACCAATTGCATGTAATAGGTAAAGGTAGTGTGACTGCAAGCGATGTATTAGCTACAATTGAAAATGGATTTGAATCTAACGCTGATGATTTTCAAATGTTTTACGATGATAAAAATCAAAACCCATGGTATTCTACAGAGGTTGTTGCTAAAGGATCAGGGAATTTTCATAACGATTTAGCGAGTCAATTAGTAAGTTCTATGAATGGCGATTACTTCCCTTTCGAAAGTAATGCTTTATCAATCGATCCGCGTTTACCGGTTTTTGGTGAGAATGATGGCACAGACGAGTGGAAAGGCTACGTAAGTGGTGGCGGCGGTTTGGCTCCAGATGGAACTTTAGGAAATACAGGTTTCTCGAATGGCGGTTTTTATACCTCTATAGATTCTCCTTTATTACTTATAAGTTATGCTGAAGCGCAGTTTATTAAAGCTGAAGCTGCTTTCTTAGCTAATGGCGGTTCTACCACAAGTACAGGTACAAATAGTGTAGCTTACAATGCATATTTAGAAGGTATTCAGGCGAGTATGTCTAAGTATGGTGTAGATGCTACAGCTTATATAGCAGATGGTGCTGTAGCTGTAGGTGAGTCTGGATTGAAATTGCAACATATTATGAAAGAAAAATATATTCATAATTTCTTAAATCCTGAAACTTTTGTAGACTTCAGAAGATATGATTTTTCTGATGATGTCTTTAAAGGTTTAAAAATAAGAGAAGAAGAAGATTCAGATGGAGATTATGTAGGACAATGGTTTAGAAGAGCGAGTTATCCGTCTACTGAAGAGTTTAGAAATCCAGAAAACGTTGCGGCGAATGAAGAAACGCCAGTAACTCCAGTATGGTGGGACGAATAG